A single region of the Anaerolineales bacterium genome encodes:
- a CDS encoding Gldg family protein, translated as MKQALAIARKELDSYFGSPMALIFIGVFLLVTHYTFFWVGGFFSRGIADVRPLFQAMPVLLIFLIAALTMRQWSEEQQTGTLDMLLTMPIKLSALVVGKFLAVMALVAVALALTLTIPLTTASLGNLDWGPVIGGYLAAMLLAAAYAAVGLFLSSQTDNQIVALILTVIVGGAFYLIGSPTLTGLVSTGTAEALRAIGTGSRFESIERGVIDARDVIYYLSLTALFLILNSLSLDSKRWSKGAALRSYRENRRVGVVLIAVNLILFNVVMFRAGAVRADLTQNGEYTLSSVTREVLGNLSEPLLLRGYFSQRNHPLLSPLIPRIRDMMKEYESASGGRVRVEFLDPISNPDLEAEANQTYGIRPTPLQVQERGGTSLVNAYFDILLRYGDQNVTLNLLDMIEVNEVGGALDVRLRNLEYDLTSSIQRVAYGFQNIDAVLASLSAPAELTVYVTPDTLPESLKAAPETIQAVAESLKTRAGKNFTYRVVNMSAPDAGVTPRQLFDQYQIQPVAADFLATQTFYLHMVLKVGDKTQVIFPSGGFSENETRTSVESALKRLAPGFLKVIGVWTPPDPAANPFGGGGGQQLQVFQQSLAALGKNYEIRQVDLISGQVPNDVNALFIFAPQALTDMDRYAVDQFLMRGGSIFIAGGNYQITTTQQGGIGLVKVNSGLQTMLAEYGITLEPTLVLDSQNAPFPVPVTRNVGGIAVQEIQALAYPHFVDVRPDAMDRDNPALRNLPSVTINWGSPITLDPEKNAGRTVVTLFTSSAESWTTSDSNTQPDFQFYPETGFPIGATQGKQILAVSVTGTFTSYFKGKPSPFTESTDPTNPAATPPAAPVGLIEQSPANARIVVIGSAETFNDNVLSLQNRLGDNRAANNIQLVQNLADWFVEDTALSSIRARGSASRLLRPLAEGEQGRWEGFNYLFAVVALVGLGFLWQVRRRTEKPMPLPGIPERAAAPPPTPEPPAENAQTEGEN; from the coding sequence ATGAAACAAGCGTTAGCAATCGCACGCAAAGAACTGGATAGCTATTTCGGCTCACCTATGGCGCTGATCTTCATCGGCGTCTTTCTCTTGGTGACCCATTACACCTTTTTCTGGGTGGGCGGATTCTTCTCACGAGGGATCGCTGATGTTCGCCCTCTGTTTCAGGCAATGCCCGTCCTCTTGATCTTCCTCATTGCCGCGCTGACCATGCGCCAATGGAGCGAAGAACAACAAACCGGCACGCTCGATATGCTCCTGACGATGCCGATCAAACTTTCGGCATTGGTGGTGGGAAAATTTCTGGCGGTTATGGCGTTGGTGGCGGTGGCGTTAGCGCTCACGCTGACCATCCCGCTTACCACGGCCTCGCTTGGCAACCTTGATTGGGGTCCGGTCATCGGCGGCTACCTTGCGGCAATGCTGCTGGCGGCGGCATATGCGGCGGTAGGGTTGTTCCTTTCCTCCCAAACGGATAACCAGATCGTCGCCCTCATTTTGACGGTGATCGTCGGTGGGGCATTCTATTTGATCGGATCGCCCACCCTGACGGGCTTGGTCAGCACGGGGACAGCCGAAGCGCTGCGGGCAATTGGCACAGGCAGCCGCTTTGAGAGCATCGAACGGGGCGTGATTGACGCCCGCGATGTGATCTACTACCTCTCGCTCACCGCCCTGTTTCTGATTCTGAACAGCCTGAGTTTGGATAGTAAGCGGTGGAGCAAAGGGGCAGCCCTGCGCAGTTACCGCGAGAACCGCCGTGTGGGGGTTGTCCTCATCGCCGTCAACCTGATTCTGTTCAATGTGGTGATGTTCCGTGCGGGCGCTGTCCGTGCCGATTTGACCCAAAATGGGGAATACACCCTTTCCAGCGTCACGCGGGAGGTGTTGGGCAACCTGAGCGAGCCGCTCTTGCTGCGCGGCTACTTCAGCCAACGCAATCACCCGCTGCTCTCCCCGCTGATCCCCCGTATCCGCGACATGATGAAGGAATATGAGTCGGCAAGCGGCGGGCGCGTTCGGGTGGAATTCCTCGACCCGATCTCGAACCCTGACCTTGAGGCAGAGGCGAACCAAACCTATGGTATTCGCCCGACGCCCCTGCAAGTTCAGGAACGCGGCGGTACATCGCTGGTGAACGCCTACTTTGATATTTTGCTCCGCTATGGCGACCAAAATGTGACGCTCAATCTGCTTGATATGATCGAGGTGAACGAGGTTGGCGGGGCGTTGGATGTCCGCTTGCGCAATTTGGAATACGACCTCACCAGCAGTATCCAGCGCGTTGCCTATGGCTTTCAGAACATTGATGCGGTGTTGGCATCCTTAAGCGCCCCCGCCGAACTGACGGTTTATGTGACGCCAGACACGCTGCCAGAATCGTTGAAGGCTGCCCCAGAGACGATTCAAGCCGTGGCAGAAAGCCTAAAAACCCGCGCCGGGAAAAATTTCACCTACCGCGTCGTAAATATGTCTGCCCCCGATGCGGGCGTCACCCCTCGCCAACTCTTTGACCAATACCAGATTCAACCCGTCGCGGCGGATTTCCTTGCCACCCAGACGTTTTATCTGCACATGGTCTTGAAGGTTGGCGATAAAACGCAAGTCATTTTCCCCTCCGGCGGCTTCAGCGAGAATGAGACGCGGACGAGTGTCGAATCTGCCCTGAAACGGCTTGCTCCGGGCTTTTTGAAGGTGATTGGCGTGTGGACACCCCCTGATCCGGCGGCGAATCCTTTCGGCGGCGGCGGTGGGCAGCAGTTGCAAGTGTTCCAACAATCGCTTGCCGCGCTGGGCAAGAACTACGAAATTCGCCAAGTAGACCTGATCAGCGGGCAAGTCCCCAACGATGTGAATGCCCTCTTTATCTTTGCCCCGCAAGCGCTCACCGATATGGATCGCTATGCGGTGGATCAGTTCCTCATGCGCGGTGGATCCATCTTCATCGCCGGAGGGAACTACCAAATCACGACGACGCAGCAAGGCGGGATCGGTTTGGTGAAGGTCAATTCCGGTCTGCAAACGATGTTGGCGGAGTATGGCATCACCCTTGAACCAACGCTGGTGCTGGATAGCCAAAATGCACCGTTCCCTGTCCCGGTGACACGCAATGTCGGTGGCATCGCTGTGCAGGAAATTCAGGCACTTGCCTATCCGCACTTTGTCGATGTTCGCCCCGACGCGATGGATCGGGACAACCCCGCCCTTCGTAACCTCCCTTCGGTGACGATCAATTGGGGATCACCGATCACGCTGGACCCAGAGAAAAACGCCGGACGCACCGTCGTGACTCTGTTCACCTCCAGCGCGGAATCGTGGACAACCTCGGATAGCAACACGCAGCCGGACTTCCAGTTCTACCCAGAAACGGGCTTTCCCATTGGGGCGACACAGGGAAAACAAATCCTCGCCGTTTCGGTGACGGGGACGTTCACCAGCTATTTCAAAGGCAAACCCTCGCCCTTCACCGAGTCCACCGATCCGACGAATCCGGCGGCAACCCCCCCAGCCGCGCCGGTGGGGTTGATTGAACAATCGCCCGCGAATGCTCGCATCGTCGTCATTGGCAGTGCCGAGACATTCAACGATAACGTTCTCTCCCTGCAAAACCGCTTGGGGGATAACCGCGCCGCGAACAACATTCAACTCGTCCAGAATCTGGCGGATTGGTTTGTCGAAGATACGGCGCTCTCCAGCATCCGGGCGCGGGGATCGGCGTCGCGCCTGCTGCGCCCCCTTGCCGAAGGGGAACAAGGGCGTTGGGAGGGCTTTAACTACCTCTTTGCCGTGGTTGCCCTTGTTGGTTTAGGATTCCTCTGGCAAGTGCGCCGTCGGACGGAAAAACCGATGCCCCTTCCGGGCATTCCAGAGCGTGCCGCCGCCCCACCACCAACCCCTGAGCCACCTGCCGAAAATGCCCAGACTGAGGGAGAAAACTAG
- a CDS encoding DUF4340 domain-containing protein, translating into MKLTRTNTLLIGLAIFQLVAVIALFASGAGAGAPPTNTAAILPNLIPDDVTGITVKDGAGAAVTMLKDSEGAWSLPNAGNYPVEAFRVESLLNAMKGLDTSRLIAQNKANHARLKVADEDYERLIEITTRQGETQRLYLGTSSGANSTHVRRGGRDNVYLVGGLNTWEISTRAAQWVNAVYLAIPQPEVATITVTNGNGTFTFDKAGEAWTFAGLNAGEVFNTAQIEAILSRVATIRLDDPLGTTNEAVYGMDAPLAVITIQTRKEITPTPDPSATPVGVDVPLPLTPNASSVNATVEEKTYTLTIGAKTEAGTGYYVKSSESDHYVILAAATTETFTNLTRDSLILPPTPTPTPTATAIPSATPAVTATSEATATPTVTATATITSTTQPSLTATPTPTATPNQ; encoded by the coding sequence ATGAAACTGACACGCACAAACACGCTGCTCATCGGGCTGGCGATCTTCCAACTGGTTGCCGTGATCGCCCTCTTTGCTTCAGGGGCAGGGGCGGGCGCACCGCCCACAAACACCGCCGCTATTCTTCCCAACCTAATCCCCGATGATGTGACGGGAATCACGGTGAAGGATGGTGCGGGTGCGGCGGTAACGATGCTGAAGGACTCTGAAGGCGCTTGGTCGCTCCCCAATGCCGGAAACTATCCGGTGGAAGCGTTCCGCGTTGAATCCCTTCTGAACGCCATGAAAGGGTTAGACACCAGCCGTCTGATCGCCCAGAACAAGGCGAATCATGCGCGGCTGAAGGTGGCAGATGAAGACTATGAGCGCCTCATTGAGATCACGACGCGGCAAGGCGAGACACAGCGGCTCTACCTCGGCACGTCCAGTGGGGCAAACAGTACCCACGTCCGGCGCGGCGGGCGTGATAATGTCTACCTTGTGGGCGGTTTGAATACATGGGAAATTTCGACCCGTGCGGCACAGTGGGTGAACGCCGTGTATCTTGCCATCCCCCAACCAGAGGTGGCGACGATCACCGTGACGAACGGGAATGGGACATTCACCTTTGACAAAGCGGGCGAGGCGTGGACGTTTGCCGGATTGAACGCCGGAGAGGTGTTCAACACGGCGCAAATCGAGGCGATCCTCAGCCGCGTGGCAACCATCCGCTTGGATGACCCGCTAGGGACGACAAACGAGGCAGTCTACGGAATGGACGCGCCGTTGGCGGTGATCACCATCCAAACACGGAAGGAAATCACCCCCACCCCCGACCCAAGTGCAACGCCTGTTGGGGTGGATGTGCCGCTTCCCTTGACGCCCAATGCATCCTCGGTGAACGCCACCGTAGAGGAAAAAACATATACGCTGACGATTGGGGCGAAAACAGAGGCGGGAACGGGCTACTATGTGAAGTCATCCGAGTCCGATCACTATGTGATCCTTGCCGCAGCCACCACGGAAACCTTCACCAACCTGACTCGTGACTCGCTGATTCTTCCGCCCACGCCGACGCCCACACCGACGGCAACAGCGATCCCCTCAGCGACGCCGGCAGTAACAGCCACCTCTGAGGCAACGGCGACGCCAACGGTCACAGCGACAGCGACGATCACCAGCACAACCCAACCCTCGCTTACGGCGACGCCCACCCCAACGGCAACACCTAATCAATAG
- a CDS encoding HDIG domain-containing protein: protein MGAWNAERRRWRQGIRALSAGLRPVEDTLAQTHLPPPLYTLYRELRRGERQHSLNVLRSLQTSGEAHPALLQAALLHDVGKSRTPFYLWERVIVVLANKAFPVAAHRWGTYHTPTGWRRPFVINVQHAQWGADMVREAGGDPLLVALIAAHPEPGAFRDDLEGATLLAALQKADDTN, encoded by the coding sequence ATGGGTGCTTGGAACGCCGAACGTCGCCGCTGGCGGCAAGGGATTCGGGCGCTTTCCGCCGGACTGCGCCCTGTGGAGGATACCCTTGCCCAAACTCACCTTCCGCCGCCGCTCTATACGCTCTATCGAGAGCTGCGGCGGGGGGAGCGCCAGCACAGCCTAAACGTGCTGCGTTCACTGCAAACTAGCGGCGAGGCACATCCCGCCTTACTCCAAGCGGCACTCTTGCATGATGTGGGCAAAAGCCGCACCCCTTTTTACCTTTGGGAGCGCGTCATTGTTGTCTTGGCGAACAAGGCATTTCCGGTGGCAGCACACCGTTGGGGAACGTACCATACCCCCACTGGCTGGCGGCGCCCATTCGTGATCAATGTGCAGCACGCCCAATGGGGGGCGGATATGGTGCGCGAGGCGGGCGGCGATCCGCTGTTAGTTGCCCTGATCGCGGCGCACCCTGAACCAGGAGCGTTTCGGGATGATCTAGAGGGGGCGACGCTCTTGGCGGCGCTGCAAAAAGCAGACGATACGAATTGA
- a CDS encoding site-2 protease family protein, which translates to MIFSGDQFNLARLLSAAIVVLIAMAVHEYAHNYVADRMGDPTPRQMGRLTLNPFVHIDWFGYAMWVIVGFGALGYAIIRPERMRNPRWGYLLAVAAGPFANLLLAAFAALLYRFNVWEYQPIFGRRDIIPNFDQFMTVWFNLNMLLFLFNLIPLFPLDGWRVLLMLLPPKESRQLQRYERESYYVLIGLILLSFIGLPILGYAINPPFQFMARLLLGL; encoded by the coding sequence GTGATTTTTTCTGGCGATCAATTCAATCTGGCGCGGCTTTTATCTGCTGCGATTGTCGTCCTAATCGCAATGGCTGTCCATGAATATGCCCACAATTATGTTGCGGATCGGATGGGCGACCCCACCCCCCGCCAAATGGGGCGGCTGACGCTAAACCCTTTTGTCCATATTGATTGGTTTGGGTACGCCATGTGGGTGATCGTTGGCTTTGGGGCGCTTGGCTATGCCATTATTCGCCCCGAACGGATGCGCAACCCGCGTTGGGGCTACCTTCTCGCGGTGGCAGCGGGACCCTTCGCTAACTTGCTGTTAGCGGCATTCGCCGCCCTGCTTTACCGCTTCAATGTGTGGGAGTATCAACCGATTTTTGGGCGGCGGGACATCATCCCCAATTTTGATCAGTTTATGACGGTGTGGTTCAACCTGAACATGCTCTTGTTCCTGTTCAACCTGATCCCGCTCTTTCCGCTGGATGGTTGGCGCGTGTTGTTGATGCTCTTGCCGCCAAAGGAATCACGCCAACTTCAGCGCTACGAGCGCGAGAGTTATTACGTCCTCATTGGACTCATCTTGTTATCCTTCATTGGGCTGCCCATTTTAGGTTACGCGATCAATCCGCCCTTCCAATTTATGGCGCGTCTTTTGCTAGGGTTGTGA